A part of Puntigrus tetrazona isolate hp1 chromosome 21, ASM1883169v1, whole genome shotgun sequence genomic DNA contains:
- the helq gene encoding LOW QUALITY PROTEIN: helicase POLQ-like (The sequence of the model RefSeq protein was modified relative to this genomic sequence to represent the inferred CDS: inserted 1 base in 1 codon) — protein sequence MYTDNHMPEIVVKRNTSSSKKRSRDGMRSHITPAKKRSSFTSETCSTAEGHNHTKDMSENKDTELCCSDNEDLFEGYDSIVGDSSFLAKLEDVELQMRQCHDQQTPNAYEDDLSDSVLAEDFRDSPPRALPSSQLEFQKAVTSPRKSPSRGAHNTSTPDLMNPRLAVNHADLTVNKPASKARRSMKDHLKKVLIDNAATSSAVSKTVQQKEAVMTEEISFAVQAMESISTEQDLGPFFGLPSKVKDLILRLKRIKDLYEWQKTCLSLDSVHQRRNLIYSLPTSGGKTLVAEILIFKELLCRKKDALLILPYISLVQEKVRGLSSFGIELDFMVEEYAGSKGRFPPVKRRNKNSLYITTIEKGHSLVNSLIENNRLDNIGLVVVDELHMVGDGSRGXILEMTLSKILYMSKSAQIIGMSATLGNVGDLQTFLKAENYTNNFRPVELKEYVKIKDSIYEVDPREETCFRFSRLLDFKYSSGMQKMDPDHIIALATEVIPQQSCLIFCATKKNCENLAGMICKYLNKEFVKHREVEKATLLGELKSSGNGSLCPVLQKTVPFGLAYHHSGLTSDERKLVEDAYSSGVLCLLTCTSTLAAGINLPARRVILRSPYVATEFLKRSQYKQMVGRAGRAGIDAMGESILILQDKDINMAKKLLCAPMEKCYSNILYDGRRGLLSLVLSLIGLKITTTVEQVRDFMKGTLLSVQEAQVSPERSLWDLTVESIETLKEKSLIEVSVDVNNQTILQITRLGRATFKGSIDLSYCDLLYRDLSKGLEGLLLNSFLHLVYLVTPYDMVNQCKPDWMIYFRQFTNLSTAEQKMATAVGVPESFVARKAAGQSVRKSVDIVVVNRLYLALVLYSLLKETNLWNVSDRFQLTRGFVQTLLSSASAFGSSVLHFTEELEEFWAYKALLSELTRRLTYCVQAELIPLMEVAGVMEHRAKQLYNAGYKTLAHLASADPQMLVQIIENLFKKQANQIIASAKMLIKEKAEALQEEVDELLMLPSDIPSL from the exons ATGTATACTGACAACCACATGCCCGAGATTGTGGTAAAGCGCAACACTTCGTCCTCAAAAAAGAGATCAAGGGATGGCATGAGAAGTCACATCACTCCAGCCAAGAAGCGGTCAAGTTTCACATCAGAAACATGCTCTACTGCCGAAGGACACAATCATACTAAAGACATGAGTGAGAATAAAGACACAGAGCTG TGCTGCAGTGACAACGAGGACTTGTTTGAGGGTTATGACAGCATTGTAGGTGACAGCTCGTTTCTGGCTAAGCTTGAAGATGTGGAGCTCCAGATGAGGCAGTGTCACGACCAGCAGACTCCAAATGCCTACGAGGATGATCTTTCAGACTCCGTCTTAGCTGAGGATTTCAGAGATTCACCACCTAGAGCTTTGCCGAGCTCTCAACTTGAATTTCAAAAAGCTGTCACATCTCCTCGCAAAAGCCCTTCCAGGGGTGCACATAACACCTCTACCCCCGATTTGATGAATCCCAGGCTAGCTGTCAATCATGCAGATCTCACTGTCAACAAGCCAGCCTCAAAGGCCAGAAGAAGCATGAAAGATCACCTTAAGAAAGTGCTGATAGACAATGCAGCAACATCCAGTGCTGTTTCCAAGACGGTACAACAAAAGGAGGCTGTGATGACTGAAGAAATAAGTTTTGCCGTGCAGGCGATGGAGTCCATATCAACTGAGCAGGACCTCGGCCCTTTTTTTGGTCTCCCATCCAAAGTTAAAGACCTTATTTTGAGATTAAAGAGAATCAAGGACTTGTATG AGTGGCAGAAGACGTGTTTGAGCCTGGATTCGGTGCACCAAAGGagaaatctaatttattctttACCAACAAGTGGAGGAAAGACTCTAGTGGCAGAAATTCTCATATTTAAAGAGCTCTTGTGTAGAAAGAAAGATGCACTTCTTATTTTGCCATACATATCTTTGGTTCAGGAAAAg GTTCGAGGGTTATCAAGCTTTGGAATCGAGTTAGACTTCATGGTCGAGGAATATGCTGGCAGTAAAGGGAGGTTTCCTCCGGTTaagagaagaaataaaaactcTCTGTACATCACAACTATTGAGAAGGGACACAGTCTTGTCAATTCATTGATTGAAAACAACCGTCTGGACAATATTGGTCTGGTTGTTGTAGACGAG ctacaTATGGTTGGTGATGGAAGCAGGG CAATTCTTGAAATGACTTTGTCAAAGATCCTATACATGAGCA AATCCGCCCAAATTATTGGTATGAGTGCAACACTAGGCAACGTGGGAGATCTTCAGACCTTTCTGAAAGCTGAAAACTACACCAACAACTTCAGACCT GTTGAGCTAAAAGagtatgtaaaaataaaggaCAGCATATATGAAGTCGACCCAAGGGAAGAGACATGCTTCAGATTCTCACGACTTCTGGATTTTAAG TACTCCAGTGGAATGCAGAAAATGGACCCTGACCACATCATAGCTCTGGCTACTGAAGTCATCCCTCAGCAGTCCTGCCTAATTTTCTGTGCCACCAAGAAGAACTGCGAGAATCTAGCTGGAATGATCTGCAAGTATTTAAATAA ggagTTTGTGAAACACAGGGAGGTAGAGAAAGCCACTCTTCTCGGTGAGCTAAAGAGCAGTGGGAATGGATCATTGTGTCCTGTGCTGCAGAAGACCGTGCCCTTTGGCCTGGCCTACCACCACAGCGGCCTGACCAGTGATGAGAGGAAGCTGGTAGAAGACGCCTATTCCTCGGGGGTGCTCTGCCTCCTCACCTGCACCTCTACTCTCGCTGCTGGCATCAACCTTCCAGCACGCAG GGTTATTTTGCGGTCACCATACGTAGCTACAGAGTTTTTAAAGAGAAGTCAGTACAAACAGATGGTAGGCAGAGCAGGACGAGCAGGTATTGATGCCATGGGTGAGAGCATCCTGATCCTGCAGGACAAAGatataaatatg GCCAAAAAACTGCTGTGTGCACCAATGGAGAAGTGTTACAGTAATATTCTTTATGATGGAAGGAGGGGCCTGCTCAGTCTTGTCCTGTCACTCATTGGGCTGAAG atAACTACAACTGTAGAACAAGTGAGGGATTTCATGAAAGGCACACTGCTTAGTGTGCAGGAGGCTCAGGTCAGTCCAGAGAGGAGTTTGTGGGACCTTACAGTGGAGTCTATAGAGACCCTGAAGGAGAAGAGCCTCATTGAAGTCTCTGTTGATGTAAATAATCAAACCATTCTACAAATCACCAGGCTTGGGAGAGCAACATTCAAAG GTTCAATAGACCTAAGCTACTGTGACCTGCTCTACCGAGACTTATCAAAAGGCCTGGAGGGTTTACTCCTCAATAGTTTTCTTCACTTAGTGTATCTGGTTACTCCATATGACATGGTGAATCAATGCAAACCAGATTGGATGATCTACTTCAGGCAG TTTACGAATTTGTCGACTGCTGAGCAGAAGATGGCCACTGCGGTCGGAGTGCCTGAAAGTTTTGTGGCTAGAAAGGCAGCGGGACAGAGCGTAAGGAAG TCTGTGGACATCGTGGTAGTGAATAGGTTATATCTGGCTCTGGTTCTGTACTCCCTACTGAAGGAGACAAACCTTTGGAACGTGTCCGATAGATTTCAGCTGACCAGAGGCTTCGTACAGACTCTTCTCAGCTCAGCTTCTGCCTTTGGCTCCTCCGTGCTGCACTTCACTGAG GAACTGGAGGAGTTTTGGGCCTACAAGGCTCTCCTCTCAGAGCTGACCCGTAGATTGACTTACTGTGTGCAGGCCGAGCTCATTCCACTAATGGAGGTTGCTGGAGTCATGGAG CATCGGGCTAAGCAGCTGTATAACGCTGGTTACAAAACACTGGCACATCTCGCCAGCGCAGATCCACAAATGCTGGTCCAAATTATTGAAAACCTTttcaaaaaacaagcaaatcaaATTATTGCATCGGCCAAA atgTTAATAAAAGAGAAAGCAGAGGCCTTGCAGGAGGAGGTGGACGAGTTGCTTATGCTGCCATCTGATATCCCATCATTGTAA
- the hpse gene encoding LOW QUALITY PROTEIN: heparanase (The sequence of the model RefSeq protein was modified relative to this genomic sequence to represent the inferred CDS: inserted 1 base in 1 codon) — MKSTATAVSTIVALAFFGALYVEAKTVISVDDAQSIRVDLDLSHVSQRVDERFLSVAIDASLIAEEKFMNLLNSQKLRTLAKALIPAFLRFGGTKQDFIKFSPRGRYFQARDNSSSAVLGKLCERLELPPFLENRLKQEWVLQSKTLRQEELEGKYKKTKFSEYAVDLLYAFADCSGLDLIFGLNALLRTSKNTWNSTNAELLLKYCESRQYVMSWELGNEPNSYEKKAGIRVDGYQLGQDFVRLHQILRESALYHSTGLYGPDVSQPRDHRKDLLTGFLETGAKAITACTWHHYYVNGRDTSLEDFLDPEVLDTLATKINEVLEIVESVXSGKKVWLGETSSAYGGGAVGLSDTFVAGFMWLDKLGLAAKLGLDVVIRQVLIGSGTYHLVDDNLDPLPDYWLSLLYKRLVGPEVLKAQVLTNFGSKKPIRVYLHCTNRKSTHYRPGAVTLFALNLNKNEVTISLPARTTNSTIQAFVLQSAETGEQSLYSRSVKLNGQVLKMVDDQTLPPLKGRDLPPGERIKLPGFSFAFYVLSEAQAPVCK; from the exons ATGAAGTCTACGGCCACGGCGGTTTCCACAATAGTAGCTCTTGCTTTCTTTGGCGCATTGTACGTTGAGGCCAAAACAGTAATATCTGTTGATGATGCTCAGTCAATACGCGTCGATTTGGATCTGTCCCATGTCTCCCAACGGGTGGACGAAAGGTTTCTCTCGGTTGCCATAGATGCCAGTTTAATCGCAGAGGAGAAGTTCATGAACCTACTGAA TTCACAGAAGTTAAGAACCCTTGCCAAAGCCTTGATCCCGGCTTTTCTGCGATTTGGAGGTACCAAACAAGATTTTATAAAATTCAGCCCACGCGGAAGATATTTTCAAGCGAGAGACAACAGCAGCAGCGCTGTTCTAG GGAAATTATGTGAGAGACTTGAATTGCCTCCGTTTCTGGAAAATAGGTTGAAGCAAGAATGGGTCCTACAGTCAAAGACTTTACGTCAGGAGGAACTAGAGggaaaatacaaaaagacaaaattttCTG AATATGCAGTCGATCTGCTATACGCTTTTGCAGACTGCTCTGGTTTGGACCTCATCTTCGGTTTGAATGCTTTGCTCCGAACCAGCAAAAACACATGGAACAGCACAAATGCAGAACTGCTGTTGAAGTACTGTGAGTCCAGGCAGTATGTGATGTCCTGGGAGCTGGGGAATG AACCCAACAGCTATGAGAAAAAGGCAGGGATCAGAGTGGATGGGTACCAGCTCGGTCAGGATTTTGTCCGCTTGCATCAAATCCTACGGGAATCGGCGCTCTACCACTCGACAGGACTATATGGACCGGATGTTAGTCAGCCACGAGATCACCGCAAAGATTTGTTAACTGG GTTTTTGGAGACTGGTGCAAAGGCCATTACTGCATGCACCTGGCATCA CTATTATGTGAATGGCCGAGACACGTCTTTAGAGGATTTCCTTGACCCTGAAGTGCTTGATACTCTCGCAACGAAAATTAACGAGGTCCTCGAG ATTGTTGAATCTG TCTCGGGGAAGAAGGTGTGGCTTGGAGAGACGAGCTCGGCATATGGTGGAGGGGCTGTGGGACTCTCTGACACATTTGTAGCTGGTTTCat GTGGCTGGACAAACTGGGGCTCGCTGCCAAGCTTGGTTTAGATGTCGTCATCAGACAGGTGTTAATTGGTTCTGGCACGTACCATTTAGTGGATGATAACCTGGATCCTCTTCCA GATTACTGGCTATCATTGTTATACAAAAGACTTGTTGGTCCAGAGGTCTTAAAAGCACAAGTTCTTACAAATTTCGGATCAAAGAAACCAATACGGGTTTACCTTCACTGCACTAACAGAAAAAG cacACATTATAGACCAGGCGCTGTGACCTTATTTGCCTTAAACctaaacaaaaatgaagttACGATTAGTCTGCCTGCGCGTACAACCAACAGCACAATTCAAGCATTTGTGCTACAATCAGCTGAGACTGGCGAACAGAGTCTTTATTCCAG GTCGGTCAAATTGAATGGACAAGTGCTAAAGATGGTGGACGACCAAACACTTCCTCCGCTGAAGGGACGTGATCTGCCGCCTGGAGAACGCATCAAGCTGCCCGGCTTCTCATTTGCATTCTACGTTCTGAGCGAAGCACAAGCCCCGGTATGCAAATGA
- the mrps18c gene encoding 28S ribosomal protein S18c, mitochondrial produces the protein MFALSLSRLLLQAFPKQPVAPRATAQCIRSLTTAQQEPLKKDDTPMKMENPYKPPPKTCVLCNVTIDFKNIQLLSQFISPHTGRIYGRHVTGLCGRKQKAITKAIKKARSMGFMSVTLKDPQFIKDPDICRVKHFE, from the exons ATGTTTGCCCTTTCTCTTAGTCGCCTGTTATTACAGGCTTTTCCCAAGCAACCGGTCGCACCTAGGGCTACAG CACAATGCATCAGAAGTCTGACAACAGCTCAGCAAGAACCTCTAAAGAAAGATGATACG CCTATGAAAATGGAAAACCCATACAAGCCCCCTCCGAAAACTTGCGTCCTGTGCAATGTTACCATagacttcaaaaacattcag CTGTTATCCCAGTTTATTTCGCCACACACCGGCAGAATATACGGCAGACACGTAACAG GCTTGTGTGGTCGAAAACAGAAAGCGATAACGAAGGCAATAAAGAAAGCTCGTTCAATGG GTTTTATGTCAGTCACCCTGAAGGATCCACAGTTTATTAAAGACCCCGATATTTGTCGTGTCAAGCATTTTGAATAG
- the btc gene encoding probetacellulin: MDKTRRFILGIISAVVLCKYSQAEWNTTKTPENRTVSCDHHDNCTDSADDHIWSGHFSKCPREYKHYCIHGVCRFVKAQNTPSCRCEKGYIGTRCEYHDLDQLVEERKKIVIACVVAGLVFLILLIVFICVCTHKRYKPCRKKKRKKETSDEDEKLSSLNAHEAVTAPLDTSDTNAV, from the exons ATGGACAAGACGCGCAGGTTCATTCTGGGAATAATATCAG CTGTGGTCCTATGCAAATACTCCCAAGCTGAATGGAATACCACAAAGACACCAGAGAACAGGACTGTGTCCTGCGATCACCATGACAACTGCACAG ATTCAGCTGACGACCACATCTGGAGCGGACACTTCTCTAAATGTCCAAGAGAATACAAGCATTACTGTATCCATGGTGTTTGCCGTTTTGTAAAAGCTCAGAACACTCCTTCGTGCAG ATGTGAAAAGGGATATATCGGCACTCGGTGTGAATATCATGATCTCGATCAACTCGTAGAAGAACGAAAGAAAATAGTGATTGCATGTGTGGTGGCAGGTTTGGTCTTTCTGATTCTGCTCATCGTATTCATATGCGTCTGTACACA CAAACGATATAAACCATGTcgaaaaaagaagagaaaaaaggaaaCGAGCGATGAAGATGAAAAGCTGAGTTCACTAAACGCGCATGAAGCTGTAACTGCTCCGCTCGATACATCTGACACAAATGCTGTATGA